A window of Mytilus edulis chromosome 10, xbMytEdul2.2, whole genome shotgun sequence contains these coding sequences:
- the LOC139491940 gene encoding tripartite motif-containing protein 2-like, with protein MATSSVEDELICALCLEIYSDPRLLPCYHTFCKTCIEQLVNKGEEKGKFKFINCPLCRSTIKSTEFPSNIYIQTRVTFNNKITKCDLCESDENITVKCIDCDQFLCENCSSVHRKIKTCKDHKVIEYTKSETLNENPTFKITKNSFCTIHKEEILRFHCIQCEEPVCRDCKITSHDGHKFEDLQNRVQNASDWISSYSNGIDLEVGYISNKVHSILNLKNELDKHVLVVQQSLNDAEEQLCREVKEGCAKIRSEINQLKDEQVSVINEKKIELDALISKMTIKKRYIDSVVSSGTDSDIVMYKKQMSKGTDICMSTSKLVIHMPTYSADRSIIKLGQIMEKQISLQLEPKVKLKNAFLINIMNKSVSAIRLRNKDEALITFRSDAWNQGSRVKNVLAYYSSGIVKESYFLPPQMDLLIDKHGRIYFYEDRLKHIEGGLSVYLKPDEENKTENIYPCKRPVSMETLSNGDFIILDIENKLSRINFDKKIQICSFEEGHLTSPISVASGRDNKIWVADPGSGQVIAFNNDGKLQFKFDVCKTSTLISQKSRPNSICFCKAFNVAIVADSLNNCIFTISEDGRSAEIILDETLESPSCVACTDNILWVCDKRNRISIYEILI; from the coding sequence ATGGCAACTAGCAGCGTAGAGGATGAACTGATTTGTGCACTGTGTCTCGAGATTTACAGTGATCCAAGGCTTTTACCATGTTATCATACATTCTGCAAAACTTGCATAGAACAATTAGTCAATAAAGGGGAAGAAAAAGGTAAATTCAAATTTATCAATTGCCCTCTTTGTCGCTCAACGATTAAGTCAACGGAATTTCCATCTAACATTTACATACAAACACGCGTTACATTCAACAACAAGATAACCAAATGCGATTTGTGTGAAAGTGATGAGAATATCACAGTAAAATGTATAGACTGTGATCAATTTTTATGCGAGAATTGTTCATCTGTTCACCGAAAAATTAAAACTTGTAAAGATCATAAAGTTATTGAATATACCAAGTCGGAAACCCTAAATGAAAACCCTACTTTCAAAATCACGAAAAACAGTTTTTGTACAATACATAAAGAAGAAATTTTACGTTTCCACTGCATACAATGTGAGGAACCTGTTTGTAGGGATTGTAAGATAACATCACATGATGGACACAAGTTCGAAGACCTTCAAAATCGAGTTCAAAATGCTTCTGACTGGATAAGTTCGTACAGCAATGGTATTGACCTTGAAGTCGGTTATATTAGTAATAAGGTTCATAGTATTTTGAACTTAAAAAACGAACTTGACAAACATGTTTTAGTTGTGCAACAAAGTTTGAATGATGCCGAGGAACAACTTTGTAGAGAGGTTAAAGAGGGATGTGCTAAGATACGATCTGAAATAAACCAGCTAAAAGACGAGCAGGTTAGCGTGATCAATGAAAAGAAGATTGAATTAGACGCATTGATAAGTAAAATGACTATCAAGAAAAGATATATTGATTCAGTTGTAAGTAGTGGTACTGATTCAGATATTGTTATGTACAAAAAGCAGATGTCTAAAGGAACAGACATATGTATGTCCACCTCTAAGCTAGTAATACATATGCCAACGTATAGTGCTGACAGATCTATTATAAAACTTGGTCAAATAATGGAAAAACAAATTAGTCTTCAACTGGAGCCAAAAGTAAAGTTGAAGAACGCGTTTCTCATAAACATAATGAACAAGTCGGTTTCAGCAATTCGTCTGAGGAATAAAGACGAAGCGCTTATTACATTTCGTTCTGATGCGTGGAATCAAGGTTCTCGAGTAAAAAATGTTCTTGCTTACTATTCATCAGGGATTGTAAAAGAAAGCTATTTTCTGCCACCTCAAATGGACCTACTAATTGACAAGCATGGACGTATTTATTTCTATGAAGATCGTCTAAAGCATATAGAAGGTGGGTTGTCTGTGTATCTAAAACCTGACGAGGAGAATAAAACGGAAAATATTTACCCCTGTAAGAGACCAGTCTCCATGGAAACTCTTTCAAATGGAGATTTCATTATATTAGACATTGAAAACAAATTGTCGCGAATtaattttgataagaaaataCAGATTTGTAGTTTTGAAGAAGGTCACCTGACATCACCAATTTCTGTAGCAAGCGGCAGGGATAATAAAATCTGGGTAGCAGATCCCGGTAGCGGACAAGTTATTGCTTTTAACAATGACGGGAAACTGCAATTCAAGTTTGATGTTTGTAAAACTTCAACATTAATATCTCAAAAATCGAGGCCGAACAGCATTTGTTTCTGTAAAGCTTTTAATGTAGCGATAGTTGCTGATTCATTGAATAACTGTATTTTCACCATTAGTGAAGACGGACGTTCTGCTGAGATTATTCTTGATGAAACTTTGGAAAGCCCCTCCTGTGTAGCATGTACAGACAATATCTTGTGGGTCTGTGATAAACGAAACAGAATAAGCATATATGAAATATTGATATAA